A section of the Cylindrospermum stagnale PCC 7417 genome encodes:
- the ssb gene encoding single-stranded DNA-binding protein, whose translation MTQQYINKVDLVGRVGQPPEIRYFESGAMKTALTLAVKPPYRSESPLWFDLELWGNIAQVAADWVQKGSTIGITGEIIFDRWTDKNTDELRQKPIIRVNNLELISSAQRKDSNETGDDQNSIINSNF comes from the coding sequence ATGACTCAGCAATACATCAATAAAGTTGATTTAGTTGGTCGCGTTGGTCAACCACCTGAAATCCGCTATTTCGAGTCAGGTGCGATGAAAACAGCCTTGACTCTTGCTGTCAAACCTCCCTACAGAAGTGAATCTCCCCTCTGGTTTGATTTAGAACTTTGGGGAAATATTGCTCAAGTAGCAGCAGACTGGGTTCAAAAAGGTTCTACTATTGGCATCACCGGTGAAATAATCTTCGATAGATGGACAGATAAAAACACAGACGAACTCAGACAAAAACCAATAATTCGTGTCAACAATCTAGAACTCATCAGTTCTGCTCAACGGAAAGATTCTAATGAAACTGGTGATGACCAAAACTCAATAATTAACTCCAACTTCTAG
- a CDS encoding ParA family protein, with product MIRIIALFNQSGGVGKSTLTMNLGYHLAQRHPNRVLLIDMDPQASLTTFMGLEPENLTKTVYEAAVGEEALAIHPELIHGLSLVPSNINLSAAELELVSALMREMRLKNAIAPVLDKYDFILIDCPPSLGILSVISLVAATHVLVPIQCQFKSFQGTDLLLNTVATLRKAANRSLAIAGFIPTMYDARTAQESRTFKAISEQLSPLATVYDPIPKAIAFADASEARLPLALFNRKHPAVDVLEKIALGLEKLK from the coding sequence ATGATTCGCATCATTGCGCTATTTAACCAGTCTGGCGGTGTGGGGAAAAGCACTTTAACAATGAACTTGGGGTATCATTTAGCGCAACGTCATCCTAACCGTGTGCTGTTGATTGACATGGACCCCCAAGCAAGCTTGACCACATTTATGGGGCTGGAACCAGAGAATCTCACAAAAACTGTGTACGAAGCTGCCGTTGGAGAAGAAGCATTAGCCATACATCCTGAACTGATTCATGGACTGTCGTTAGTTCCCTCAAATATTAACTTAAGTGCTGCCGAGCTTGAATTGGTATCTGCCTTAATGCGAGAAATGCGCCTCAAAAATGCGATCGCTCCTGTATTGGACAAATACGATTTTATTTTGATAGATTGTCCTCCGAGTTTGGGTATTTTGAGTGTTATCAGCTTGGTGGCAGCAACCCACGTTTTAGTTCCAATTCAATGTCAATTCAAATCGTTTCAAGGAACGGACTTGCTCTTAAATACAGTAGCGACACTCCGCAAAGCTGCAAATCGTTCTTTGGCAATCGCCGGATTTATACCTACAATGTATGATGCTCGTACTGCTCAGGAAAGCAGAACTTTCAAAGCCATCTCAGAACAACTGTCACCACTTGCGACAGTCTACGACCCAATTCCCAAAGCCATTGCTTTTGCCGACGCTAGTGAGGCACGATTGCCTTTAGCATTATTCAATCGCAAACATCCAGCCGTTGATGTATTAGAAAAAATAGCTTTAGGTTTAGAGAAATTGAAGTGA
- a CDS encoding ParB/RepB/Spo0J family partition protein produces MITNKKDQPYTSQLKGVAALLGDSVYPTEDATSTPHTIAINSIKLPNSQPRRYFDAEKLEQLVISVKEHGILEPLLVRPLQEGQYELVAGERRYRAALTVGLEEIPVVVRELNDREALQLSLVENLIREDLNPIEETEGILQLLSLRLNQDVSNVVSLLYRMQNETKGKVTQNVLGSDDSEAIEAVFDALGMITWESFVSSRLPLLKLPEDVLDALRKGEIEYTKATAIARVKDLSQRIALLEATIADSLSLTQINERIKATRQVNPEPPSLKIRYKEASSQLQKAKIWENPKKLKALEKLLAQIEALLVEE; encoded by the coding sequence GTGATTACCAATAAAAAAGACCAACCCTATACCAGTCAGTTGAAAGGCGTAGCTGCATTGCTTGGAGATAGCGTTTACCCAACTGAAGATGCTACTAGCACCCCGCATACAATTGCCATCAACTCTATAAAGCTGCCTAATTCTCAGCCCCGGCGCTACTTTGATGCAGAAAAACTAGAACAGCTGGTAATATCAGTTAAAGAACACGGTATTCTAGAGCCTCTTTTAGTCCGTCCTCTACAAGAAGGACAATATGAGTTAGTTGCAGGGGAGCGGCGGTATCGAGCAGCCCTGACGGTAGGACTAGAAGAAATACCCGTTGTTGTTAGAGAACTCAACGATAGAGAAGCCTTGCAGTTATCGCTTGTTGAAAACCTGATTCGAGAAGATTTGAACCCAATTGAAGAAACTGAAGGTATACTTCAGCTTTTAAGTTTGAGATTAAATCAGGATGTCAGTAACGTAGTTTCACTTCTCTACCGAATGCAAAATGAGACTAAAGGTAAAGTTACCCAAAACGTTTTGGGTAGTGATGATTCAGAAGCTATAGAAGCTGTATTTGATGCCTTGGGAATGATAACCTGGGAATCTTTTGTCAGCAGTCGTCTACCGTTACTGAAACTGCCGGAAGATGTACTAGATGCCTTGCGGAAAGGTGAAATTGAATATACCAAAGCCACTGCGATCGCTCGTGTCAAAGACTTATCACAACGAATCGCACTCTTAGAGGCGACAATAGCAGACAGTCTATCACTAACTCAGATTAACGAAAGAATCAAAGCAACTCGTCAGGTAAACCCAGAACCACCTTCACTAAAGATTCGTTATAAGGAAGCATCGAGCCAATTACAAAAAGCGAAGATTTGGGAAAATCCTAAAAAGCTTAAAGCTTTGGAAAAACTGCTGGCTCAGATAGAAGCACTTTTAGTTGAAGAATAA